The genomic interval tatatatatatatatatatatatatatatatatatatatatttattgtgattGTTGCATATGAAAGCAATAATCATCTAAAAGGtggtttaattaattagtaGTAAATTTCCATTAAAAACTACTGCAGCTAATGCCCTCTAGGGTGAAgctgttattttgaaaaaaaagtatgtatttatgatttcataattttattttattttctgaaaaatgaaagaacTGTGTAATTTGATAAGCATCTTCACCGTCACTTCCTCAAATGTATTAATTTCTTAGCAGAGTTGTCTCTTTCCTTTCCCTGATTACTCCATTGACTTTCTTCGATTCCTGAGGTCAGATATCTCTTCAAAGTTCAAACCTTTTAAGTTTTACTCCATCCATCAATTTCTGTACCCTTCTTTCCGCGTTTGACAAAATCCCATTTTAAAAACTTCACCACAATATCCTATCAGATATACTCATGTCATACCAAAACATGGATCAGTTATGAACAAACCTTACATGTATCTTCagtaatttctttttatctacAGAAAACACCTATGCAATTTAGgtatattatttcattataatctGCAGATTTAACTCTGAGTAACTCATCAATTACGTGATTACTTACAGAGTGAAGTTTGAGACTATAATTCTGCAGTTCGTACCCTTAGCACACATTTTGCAGTCACCATTTTCCAATTATTCTAAAGTTTGTATAAAGTTATACTAGTTGATCTGATAAAGTACAATATTCAATAATAGCAATATTTTGCATGCTCCAATAAGAtttctcaaattaaaaacaataaatgggaataataattataaacaaactTTGCTTACAAATCTTACCCTAAATAGATTATAGTAGTAGATGTAGAATCTAAGTTGATCTACacttgttttctttctcctGCTCTCACCCACATTTATCGAGGAGAATGAATATGGTCGATTTATGAGtgtgaaaaaaaagagaaaaaaaaaaccatttcaCAGTGAAGAAGACGTTGGAGCTCTCAAAACTCATGCGGTTGTGTTATTCGATATTCTGCCAAGGTTGTTTGACTTTTGTTTAAAAGAAGCTCAGCcatgtatataataataattattgttggtGAAATTCGATCATAAATGAGGAGGTAGGTCAACTCTGCTACTGTGATGAATCCTAGAATTGTCTATGATGTTGTTATGGTTGTTTTGCATGCTTTTGTTAGCTTTTCATATATTGTTTTTACTGAATTATTTGACAGGTTATTGGATGATGAGGGATAAGAAGACACAGTTCAGCCAacataaatgttataaatagtTGGTGGGTTGCTCACCAAAACCATAACCAAACCCCACTTGGCAACACTGGTTTTTCTCTTACAAGAACAAGTAGTGCATAATTCTGATACTAGTATATAGTTGATGAGCTAGGTAGCTGCTTGGTTTGTAAAAAACAATCTCATTTACTGAAAAAGGTGTGTGAGTTGTGAAGAAAAAACACTATTTCCTTCTGATTTTTCTCTGGCTCCTCCTTCTTCGTTCCATGTTCCTCAACCACTCTCATTTATTTCTCTTCCTTTATTGCCAACACCCTGTTGCAATCTCAgtaagagagagagatagagaagaAGGTCTATTGTGTGTGGTTTCTTCTTCTAGAGTGAGAGAGGGACAGGTGGGTGTCTTCACCTTTAAAGGCTTCACCAACTCCTGAGAGAGCATTTATAATGGTGCATCTCACATGTTTAGTGAGAGAGAGAAGATGGTGGTGCAATGTCAAAAAACCAGTCTGGCCATAATAACTCTGCACTAAACCACTCCACCTATAAATCTCTCTCCACCATTACACACTTTACCCTCATTGCACCACACTCACTCTCTTCTCCTTTACATAAACACAACCTCTTTCATCTTCTTTCACTCCTCCATTTTCCTCTCTTGCACCAACCTCACACCAGAAACCTCTGCATCATCAGAAATGCTCCTATTTCGACACACCCTTCCCTGAAAGGTACTGTTTTTACTCATTTTCCAGCCACCCCATCTTCTACAAAACTCCaagtttcttccttttttgCTGGGCTTTTGAGCATTTTGACTATTCTAGCTTGGGTGGGTTGGTTGGTTGGTTTCTGCAATATGGAAACTTTCACGGCTCTATTGTTGTTAACGGCGATCACGGCGTACTTGATATGGTTCACTTTCATCTCGCGGTCGCTGAAGGGTCCACGTGTCTGGGCCTTATTGGGCAGTCTCCCGGGCCTCATAGACAACTGTGACCGCTTGCATGACTGGATCTGCGACAACCTACGCGCGTGTGGCGGCACTTACCAGACTTGCATCTGTGCAATTCCTTTCCTCGCCAAGAAGCAAGGTCTCGTGACTGTGACATGCGACCCGAGGAACTTGGAGCACATACTGAAGACCCGTTTCGACAATTACCCCAAAGGCCCCACGTGGCATGCTGTCTTTCATGATCTTTTGGGTGATGGGATCTTTAACTCTGACGGTGACACGTGGCTGTTCCAGCGCAAGACTGCAGCGCTGGAATTCACCACCAGGACATTGCGTCAAGCCATGGCTAGATGGGTGAGCGGAGCCATCAGCCGCCTCTGCTTGATCCTGAAGAAAGCTCATGATCGAGCTGAACCCATTGATCTGCAAGACCTAATGCTTCGTCTtacttttgacaacatttgtGGGTTAGCTTTTGGACGAGATCCACAAACATGTGTGTCGGGTTTGCCTGATAACCGTTTTGCAACTGCTTTTGACCGAGCCACCGAAGCCACACTTCAGAGGTTCATTTTGCCAGAGGTGTTGTGGAAAGTGAAGAAATGGCTGCGGCTTGGGTTGGAGGTGAGCCTGAGCCGAAGCCTTGTCCACGTGGACAACCATTTGTCGAATGTCATTGAGAAACGCAAGGTGGAATTGCTGAATCACCAGAAAGATGGGAGTCTTCATGATGACTTGTTGACTAGGTTTATGAGGAAGAAAGAATCGTACACAGACAAGTTTCTACAACAGGTGGCACTGAATTTTATCCTAGCTGGACGCGACACGTCATCGGTAGCTCTTTGCTGGTTTTTCTGGTTGGTGATGCAGAATCCCAAAGTGGAGGAGAAAATTCTGCGTGAAATTTGTACAGTCTTGATGGAGACACGTGGCGATGACATGGCAAAATGGTTGGATGAGCCGTTGGCCTTTGAGGAAGTTGACCGTTTGGTTTATCTCAAGGCAGCATTGTCTGAGACACTGAGGTTGTACCCTTCTGTGCCGGAGGACTCAAAGCATGTGGTGGCCGATGACCTGCTGCCGGACGGCACGTTTGTGCCGGCGGGGTCGTCGGTGACGTATTCCATTTATTCAGCGGGGAGGATGAAGTCCACGTGGGGTGAGGATTGCATGGAGTTTAGACCTGAGAGGTGGTTGTCATCGGATGGGACAAAGTTCATCACGCATGACTCTTTCAAGTTTGTTGCTTTCAATGCTGGTCCAAGAATATGTTTGGGTAAGGATTTGGCTTACCTTCAGATGAAGTCCATTGCTGCCGCGGTGCTGCTCCGGCACCGCCTTGTTCTGGTGTCTGGCCACCTGGTGGAGCAAAAGATGTCACTCACTTTGTTCATGAAAAATGGACTCAAGGTCAATGTCCATGAGAGGGACTTGAGAGGGGTCATTATAAgtatacaaaaagaaaaggagggaGATGCTGGTTTTAGAAGTAATGAAAGTTAGTTCGTTGTTTCAGTAGATGGAGCAGAGTGTGTTGGAGGCTTCGGCTTGTGGAGTCAAGTTCGGAGGATGAAAATTCAGACATCGGAGCTTTAGCTTATAGTGGAAGAGAACAGAATTCCCCTTTCAGAAAAAAAGGGTATATTCAGAGTATTTATCATTCATATGGTAATTGTGGATGGATTCTTTTTCCAGGGTCGTGGGGTGGATTATTGCTTTCTCAGTCCATCCTCCTTGTAGAATCCTTGCAAATATTCATCCTATTCTTTATTTCTTGTTGGTTTTTGATGTTtctatttgatttgattgttaGTGAGATATAAACTCACATTTCACAATGTTCAATGTTGATGTTGATAAAAGAATGTCCTAAGTTTTATGAAAGTATAAATGATCGGGTTTTTACTGCCTGGCTGTTATAGTGCTCCTGGTTGTATGTCTATCATATATTCTGGATGATGTTCCATCTGTAGTTTTAGATTCTGTCTTAGGTCCTCAGATCATTGCTTGACAATATAAGTTGAAATGTACGAAATGAATCAAGAGTAAAGAAGTAgatatattgataaataatgtGTTTTGCTAAGGACATTGAATCAGAAAGAATACTACGACCGATCTTCTCATCCCAGTATGATGATGAAGCAGAGTTGATCATAAAACAGGTCTTTGAAGTATAAGTATGAAGTTCGAAATTATCCTCTATCTCCTATACAGAAAACATTTAGATCATGGTACATGGCATTTGCAAAAGGTGCCAAGTTAATCCAAGATTTCAACAGAGAACATAGAATTCCCTCTATTTGATCGAAAATTGTGATTGTGGCTCTCTTCGATTTCTGCAGGCTTGTTTTACGATTCCAAGTGCTTGAGAaatttagtctttattttttctccctcttttgtttttctttttcacccaATGGCTTATATAGCTTACTCCTTCATTGACATCACTGCATTCTTCAGTCAAGAATTTTCTCTCCAGTTGAAAAGATATTCCAGACTAATGTGCCAATTATGTACAATACGACAGCAACCTTAAATACATCATCCCAAGATCCTGAACAGCCAACAGATCGCAAGAGTGGATAATCATAACAAAAACACGGCTTAGACTTTAGAGTGCAAGTTACCTCTTTGGAGTATGTATCCAGTTGCAGCTGTACCAAAGACACCAGCTAGCACTCCTGCAGTATTTGATAGTCCCAGCAATACTCcctgaattttaaaatagttaacatTCATATGGAagcatattaaataaaacatctaGACGAGTAGAAACCAGTATAACAGAAAGCATAGCAAATGAATAGATAAATTTATTGGCAAGGTACTTGTATAGGGTACTGACGATCAGTAACTTAATAGTACTCATGAATGACTTCTTAGtcgtgaaaaaaaataaaattcgaGATGCCACAGACTGTCGAACTGATTTGACACTTTCTTCCTGGTACTTACAGTAGAACAGTTTTAGCATCAGTTCTACTAATTATAATCCAAAAACTGAGTTTCAGCTCACAATGTCTCACCAAGTACAACTCAAGCAAAGAAGATAATTAACAGTCTTTGGTCTGTAATGATAAACCAGTTTATTGGCTTGGGGATctcttttattatctaaaaaaagTATCAAACCAAACACTCTTAATCTATACTTGACAGTTTATGGATCTTGGTACACGGAAACTAAAATAGCAGTAACTCACAGCATAGCGTGGTCCAATGTCTTGATGATTGGAATACAGGCCAGACTGTGAGAATGCATCGGATCCctgtaaaagaaataacaaattatttttttatcaggCATCTTTGCATACATTCAAAACTTACAGACATGTTCTATAGACAAAAATGGTTTATAAATCAGTAATGAAACTTAAACAGAgcaaaaaattaattgaagaaTAGAAGAATCTCAAATCGGGGAAGATATATATGAATCTAGCTCAAACCTGACTGCAAGCCATGCAAAGTACTGCCATGGCGGGTGTTCTCACATGACTTAGCTGCGTAAGAAAAAATGCAGGACCTAGAAACCCAACTGATTGCATAATCTGTCAAAAGAGACATTTTTAAAAAGCGAAatcattttaaaggttaagaaaggaaaatgaattAGTCCAGGTCTCAATTTCTTCACTTAATGTTTTAATcagaatattatttaattagcCGCGACACGTACTTgaaaattttcactaaaaaaattgtgtttataCGGGGGACTGTAACGAATGCTCCtgtaatgttatttgatttaaaaatttcagagaaaaaaaatatgaaatcccACGTCGATTAGTAATAAGATTATCTTAGAATATATAACTTAGTGCAAAACCTTACTTTATAGATCAATTTTGTAGAACTTGATTAGGTTTAAAGCCTACTTCTTCATACAGTATCACAACCATGGATTAAAGTCTATTATATTGAAAGTTGTTGTTTGTTCTGCTTATCGTTCAACCCGATATTGGACCACAAAATTGATTTGATAGCGGATTGAACAATAAGTCCAACAGACAATCATTATCACTAGGATAAACTCTAATTTATGATTGGGATACAATGTTAAAGAAATAGACTTTAAACCCAATCCAATCCTACAAAACTGGTTTTGTAATGTCCACCTTATCAATTTGAGGGGCCAAGGTGTGGCCTACCCAGCCCTATGAtccttttttctaaattaaaataaaaaataatttaaaagattaacttttctatatatatatataataataatattattattattataattcaaattattaattagaaaagaataattaacaagtaaatgtaataattattttaattaaaaaataaactaatcaattaaaagtttaaaaaatattttatatgattaaatatgcttttaatattatatatatatatatatatatatatatatataaagaaattttaaaaaaaaattaaaatattgaaaacaaaaaaaattaaattattttttttgaaaaggtGATGGGCTAGCTCGGTCTGACCCGTCATTCCGTCTTATACAGGTGAATTATCATTAGTTGTCCGTTTTGGTTGATAGGCCAACCTAGCACGACCCGTTGTTGATGGGCTAGTGACGGGCCGGACTGACCCGTTTTGTTAACTCTAGCCATTATTAATCAAGAGATTAGCTTTATTAAGAGTCCACGGCTTGTTTACCTTTCGAACGGATGTTATGGAAAGGCCTTTGCTCACAAGTGTATCAGCAATCCAGCCTCCTATATTTGCAAAAATAGCCATGGTTAACCATGGCAGGACACAAAATAGCCCAGATTCAGTGAGATTGAACTTCAGAACCTGGAAAATGAACTGTTAGTAAATTCATTCAATGGACACAATATTTCATGCCATTTTTTCTTCATCAGTTACTTTCCATTATATCCCCTACCACTTGAGCTATAGATCAAGACAACAATCTCATTTTAGATGTAATCTGATGATATCAGAAGTTAGAGAGAAACAAATTTAGTTCATTTGTCTTTTATAGTAATTaccaagaaataaaaatagttgtGTTGTCTACACAAGACTTGAGTTTAACTTAGTTGCAGGTAATATTAAGACGTACTTTAACATCAAGAAGTTCCAAATTACaaacattttttatcttttgacaCAATCAAGACgtcaattttattaaagaacAACTTGATAAAACTATGAGGCAATGCAATATACAAATCCTAAAAGTTTCATGCAAAAAAGACCAGCATTATGTGGACAGTTTTCGTGGGGATCCCCACATCCATATC from Vigna radiata var. radiata cultivar VC1973A chromosome 9, Vradiata_ver6, whole genome shotgun sequence carries:
- the LOC106774045 gene encoding cytochrome P450 86A8, which gives rise to MSKNQSGHNNSALNHSTYKSLSTITHFTLIAPHSLSSPLHKHNLFHLLSLLHFPLLHQPHTRNLCIIRNAPISTHPSLKGTVFTHFPATPSSTKLQVSSFFAGLLSILTILAWVGWLVGFCNMETFTALLLLTAITAYLIWFTFISRSLKGPRVWALLGSLPGLIDNCDRLHDWICDNLRACGGTYQTCICAIPFLAKKQGLVTVTCDPRNLEHILKTRFDNYPKGPTWHAVFHDLLGDGIFNSDGDTWLFQRKTAALEFTTRTLRQAMARWVSGAISRLCLILKKAHDRAEPIDLQDLMLRLTFDNICGLAFGRDPQTCVSGLPDNRFATAFDRATEATLQRFILPEVLWKVKKWLRLGLEVSLSRSLVHVDNHLSNVIEKRKVELLNHQKDGSLHDDLLTRFMRKKESYTDKFLQQVALNFILAGRDTSSVALCWFFWLVMQNPKVEEKILREICTVLMETRGDDMAKWLDEPLAFEEVDRLVYLKAALSETLRLYPSVPEDSKHVVADDLLPDGTFVPAGSSVTYSIYSAGRMKSTWGEDCMEFRPERWLSSDGTKFITHDSFKFVAFNAGPRICLGKDLAYLQMKSIAAAVLLRHRLVLVSGHLVEQKMSLTLFMKNGLKVNVHERDLRGVIISIQKEKEGDAGFRSNES